ATTCTCTCCATCTTGTTATTGTTCTTGTCACCTTTCAGGTGGATATGCTGAATGTGCTTTGTGCGTGGTACGGCATGAGTGAAATACTCTCTCATGTACGCGTTGTGAAAGTTGGGCGCTCCATCGCTAATCAGAGTCATAGGCTTTTTGCCCGCAATTTCTCGCCCCTCATTGAATAGCGGCCGTACGTCTTGGGTGTACTTCGTGTCTGCCACCTGCTGCGCTATCCAAAAGCGCGTTTCGTCGTCCATGAGAGCATAAAGATACTTTGTGTTGCCCTTGATTTTGAGGTAAAGCTCGTCCGTTCTCCAGGTGTCAGAGACGTTTGGAGTAATCTTCTCAAGGTACTTCTCCATGAGGCCGACGTACTTCTTTATCCACCTATAGATTGCCATATGGCTAGCCTTGTAGCCTTGGAGCTTGATGAACCGCTGCACGTTCCTAAGAGATTCTCCTGAAAAGTAGAGCTGCATTGCGCCCGTTATCACCTGCGGCGGCGCTCTCATCCCCTCAAATCCTACATTGATAGTGAAATAGCGTTTACAGTCCTTGCAGTTGTACTTTTGAATGTCGCCGTACTTGTTGTGGCGTACGCCATCTCTCACGATGTTTTGAGAATTACAGAAACGGCAGTTAAGAGACGAGATAGGTGCAATGACCTTGACGCTGGCCTGTACCTCTTTGCGCAGCTCTATGCTGTACTCGACAGCCCAGATGTGCTTGCACTTGGCGCCGCGATAGTAATGATCTCTGCAAGCGCATTTCCATCCGCTTTCAGTTGCCACAATCACGTAAGCGCCGTTTCCAGATTGTGACTTGACAGAATAGGTGTGCTCGTCAATCCTTGAGACTGCGCCCTTTGTATGAACAATCTTTTGTGCCTTTTCTTCACGGGTGAGTTGGAACGGTTGCTCGGGTGTCATTTTAGGTGCCTAACTTTACTATGTATTAGGCACCTATAAATACTTTAGGCGCCTACTTTATTAGGCACCTATATGCATGTATAGATTAATGCAGTTACAAAGAAGGCTCAACCGTGTGGTTGGCGACAAAGAATACTCGAAATGGCAGGTGGTAATTCCGCCTGAAACCGTAGAAAAACTGGGCTGGAAAGAGGGTCAGGAGCTAGACGAGCAAGTGCAAGGCCACAAGCTCATACTATCTCCTGTGCCCGATAACAAAGACATGGTTGAACTTGCGCGTCAATCTATGTTGGCGAAGCACAGAAAACCAATTGGTGAAGCATAATGAGAATAGACCCGCCATTTGACAAACAACTGACTGACTGGTACGAACACTCGACCTTCAAGCTTCGCAGATCGGCTCAGGAGATGCAGATATTGATAGATGAGGAAGAAAAGAAGAAGAAAAATAATCAAGGAGACTCTTTTCGGCTTCTAGTATATCAGATACTCAAAAATGATCGCTTATGGATGGCTCACCTCTACGAGGAAATGCACCTTGTATTGTTGATGGCGAACATTCTTTCGGTAGTGGTTTCGCAACTGCCTGATAAGAAAGTCCTTGAAAAATTCAAAACGCAACAACGAGAACTTATAGAAAATGTTCAGAAGAATCGGTCAATGGATGAGTACGGCAAGAAATTCGATACGTGGCTAGAAAGAGCGTTAAAGGATCAGCAAAAAGAGGATGTGATATAATGGACGAGTTTGAGGCTTGGCAGAAAATACTTGCAGCGCGGCAGCGCGTCGCTAGGATGGAAAGACTGAACCAAGAACTGTACGATCATCTAGGCGGAGCTATAATCTACACATTAGAACATGCAAAGAAAAATCACATACCATTGCCAAATAGAGAAGCATTGTATAGGATGATTGAGAGGGCGCACCTTCTCATGAAGGAAATAAACGGCTCATCCGACGAATTGTTACAGCCTGAAAAAAGGAGGTCATCCGACGACAAGTATACAGAACCTTTTTGGCAAACCTTCTAAGAAACAAAGACAGCGTGAAGTTCTCGATGCAAACCGCAGAAGGGGTAAAGCGGGTGAAGAAGAAATTAAGGCCAAGTACGAATGGAATGGCTATGAGGTCGAGCGAACAGGCAGAGGTCATGATTTCAGAGTTAGAAAACGTGACTTTTGGACGGGTCGTGTTACAGAATCAAAAGTTGTAGAAGTAAAGACGGGAAATGCAAAACTATCACCATTGCAAAGAAAAACAAAGAAGAAGAAAAGCAATTACAAAGTAGAACATGCTGATCCTTGGTTCTACTAATTGTCTGCTTTTACCGCGTTTTGGATTACCGTTATCCATTTGTTTTCTCCCTGAACGGCTATCCCTGCCGCTTCCGCTGGTGTTATCCCTTTCAACGCTTCATGCGGGCGAAAATAATTGTGATAGAGTTGGTATCCCTTCAGTACGACGGTATCCTGCTTTTTCAACCCGCGCATGACTTTCTCACGGTCACGGATTTCACCGTTAAACCTCTCCATCTTGTTGTTGTTCATGTCGCCCTTGAAGGGGATGTGCTTGATGTGCTGTGTACGCGGTAGTGTGTGAGTCCAGAACTCCTTTTGGTACGCGTTGTGGAAGTTGCCCGCGCCGTCAGATATGATAGTCGCTGGCTTTTTGCCTGCAATGTCTTTGCCTTCCTTGAACAATGGCCTAACATCTTGAGTGTATTTTGTATCGGCTACCTGTTGCGCTATCCAAAAGCGTGTTTCGTCGTCCATGAGGGCATAAAGGTACTTCGTGTTTCCCTTGATTTTCAGATAAAGCTCGCTTTATCTTTGCAGGGGCTAGTCGCCGGGCCTTCTCGTAAGGACAAACTCGCAGTGGTCGTCGCCTGCAGCTATGCACTTGGTTTCCAGACAGTTGTAGCCTGTTGAAAACGCCCCTTCTGCCAGCCCTGCAAGCAGCCCGGACAGGAAGAAACAGCTTGGGTTGCCGGTCTGGCTTTTGGCCGCCTTTGCAAAGAAACTATCATAGACTTTGACGGTGGCCTTGCGCGGGGGCGTCGCGTCCTTTAGTTTCAACTCGGATACCTCGAACCGGCCCCAGCCAGACATCATGACATAGTACGTAAAGAGGTCAATGGCGTTTCCTTTGGTTTTGGCCCGGGTCTTGCCCTGAAATCCCATGTCAAAGCCGCATTCCAGCCCGAGCTCGTATATCACCAGGGGCCCGGCGTCTTTTAGCAGGTCCAGGATGGAGGACCTTATCTTGTTCCAGAACCTTTCGTTTACCAGTATTGCCCTGCAATTAAACGCGGAATCCTCAATGACTTTGGTTTTTTGGGAAAAGTGGTAGAAAGGATTTTCTGCAGAGCCTACACTAAGGGGGTCAGCGGACCCGTCCGGCATACGAAACTGGCGCACTATGGTACTTGCAGTACATTCTCATATAAGAACTACACTGCGTAAATTCTATTACTTTATCTGGATACAAATAATCTAAAATGCTGAAATAGCGATATATGTATAGATTTTTGAGTATTTTCGCTAATTTCCAAGATTATTACAATGATATCGCTTTAATAATAAGTTATGCCTCTCCTGTAAAGGAGATCACTATGCAATCTCCTATAGCTCTAAGCGAAATAGACCGCAAGATCCTGAAAAGTCTGGTTGCCCCAAATGGCGGGGCATCCTCAAAAACAATGTCAGAGCAACTGGGGATTCCGCAAACGACCTTGCAGCGGCGAAGAAAGAGGCTGGAGGAGTTTACCAGCAAGCATTGTTTTCTCGACCTGAGCAAGTTCGGGTGGAGAAAGGTGGACTTTCTCCTTTCAACCAACAGCGGCAAGACGATGGACATTGCCAAGATTCTGCTTCAGAGAGACGAGGTCATGTACGTAAGCAGGAACATTGGCGAGCGCACGATAGACCTGAGGGTCAAGACAATAGTCAGGACAAACGCAGAGATAGCAAGCCTTCTTGAGATGATAAAGGGCATCGAAGGGGTCAGGGACGCCGTGTGGACGGAAACCGTCCAGGTCATCGGAAAGAAAGACCAGATCCCGGATTCCATCTTGGCGCAACTATAGCAGTGGTGCCAAAAAAACGAATCCAGGCCGGACGTGGCCGCCCTAGCTACTACAGCTCTGCAGTAGCCTTGCCCAGTTCTACCGGGGGAGCTATCGGCTTTTGGCTCAGATAGAACCTGTACTTGTGGTCGACCATCTTGGCAGCAGACACGATGCTTGAATCCAGCGCGTTCTTGGCCACTGACAGGAACATCTCGCTGTCCTTTGGGAGGCAGTGCCCGCCAATCCCTTCCCGGGCCTCCAGGACCTTGATGTTCCACTTTGTGTTTACGGCATTCCTCAATTCGTTAAAGTCGATGCCCGCAGAGTCGCTCACCATCCTCAGCTCTTCTGCAAAGGCGATTTCCACAAAGCGGTACGCGTTTTCCACTATCTTGGACATCTCGGCCACCTCGATGGAGCTCACCTCATGGAGCGGTATGCGCAGCACCTGGCCGTAGAACTTTTTCCCTTCTGCGATGCAGCAGGGCTCGCATCCGCCCAGGACGCGCGTCTGGTTCACGCCGTGGTCCTGCTTTTCAGGGCCATAGTACCTGTGCGGCACGTGCACCACGTGCATCTTGTGGTTCAAGAGCGCAAGCACCTTTCTGGAAGTCCCCTTCGGGATGGTGCTGTCGATTCCCACGAGCGCGCCCTGCTTGCCTTCCGTCGCTATCCTGTACGCGACTTCCATTATGCCGTCAAGGTATGGCGTGAACATGTCGTTTGGCTGGTGGGTGGAGATGCATATCAGGTAATAGTCGTAACCGGCAAAGCTGGAGGCTTTTTTGTCGATTATGCCGTCGTTGATGGCGCGCTCGACTGCCTTTTGAGAGATGTCAAAGCCGTCCACGCGCAACCCAAGCGAGTGCAGGTATTCTGCGTTGCTGTACCCTATTTGCCCAAGACCTATGACGAGTATCTTTTTGTCGTGACCGTTGTTGTTGCTCTCATGCATTGTAGCTTCGCTGCTACTAATCGATTTCCATATGAAAGACTGATGACCGGATTTTCACACGGTGATGCTCCCAAGCAGTCAAAGGCGCCCAGACATGTGACTGTTTTTATCAGATTATTATACAGAAATCCCAGTAACACCCAGAGAAAAGGCCTACTTGACGCAAGTTCAACATCACTCTAGAATAGAAATATGAAAAAAATCAGCCTGATCATCCGCAGAAGGGCTTGAAGATCCCTTGTTGATCAGGCCGCCTGCCGAGTGTGTGTGGTGGTGGTCCTCTAGCCGCTGCTATCGTCGTTCAGGATCTGGCTGGCCGCCAAGGACGCCTTGAGGAAGGCCTTGCCCTTGTCCGTCGAGACCCACCTTCTGTCTTCTTCCCGTATGAGCTTCTTTTCAAGAAGGTACTTGTGGTAGAACTGCAGTTGAGCGTAACTGAGGCGGGATTTGTACATTATCGCAGTCCTACTCTCGGGTTCGTCGAGACCGGAAAGGATCTCCATCAGTATTTCATCTCTGCTGCGGTTTTTCATGTACATGTTTCTAATCAGATTAGAAATAGGCCGGTTCTAAGTGATATGGTCATTTTTGTCGCCAAGAATTGACGAAATAAACGCCGGCAATCCAGATAATGACTGCGGATACCATTTTTGTAGCATAATAGTGGATGCGGCTTTTGTAATTAGCATGCAGTAAAAAGAGCTGCAAGCTGCGGGGTGTTTTACATGCAGGACGCTCATCAACTGCCCTATTTGAGCACGGCTGCATGGCCAGAGCAAGCAGAGGCGCACTGTTTCTATCATATTGGGAATGCTGTCGAGTCCAGCGTGCACCGATTGTTCAAGCTTTTTCCCGCCAGACGGTGCCAGGGTTCAAGCTGGACAGTCACGTTTGTTATCTGCCAATACACACTACCGTAGCCTTGATCAGCGAACTATTGCAGCTTTGTCACAATTTGCAAGTGCCATGGGTGTTGTTTTCAGATTCTTGTGATAAGCGTTAGAGCTGAAACCGCGAAATTTGATTGAAGTTACTGGTCAAATCATGACCCAGAGCTTGACAAAAACCTCATAAAATGCCCATCCTTTCTGCCCTCGGCAGCCAGAAGGACACAAAAAGCAGCTGCATGCGAATAATCACGCAACAACAACAATAACAAGAATATAGAAAACGACAGAGGTACACGCGCGCGCGGGTAGTGCACACGCAGCAGTACTTGCCGGTCAGTCGGATTCAATAACGCGTTCTGCAAAATCGGTGTTTTTGCCCATCGGCTCAATAAGCTCTATCCAGAATACGTTTCCGACGCCATTTATCGACTTCATTTTTTCCACCATGTTGAGCAGCTCGGCGTTGTTCCGGAAGATTATCTCTACCATCAGGTCGGCCGAGTTCTCGCCGAGGATGCGGTTGACGGACTTGACGCCATCTGACAGCGACAGTATCTCCTTCCCCACAGCAGCAGTCATCCCGTTCCTGGTAGAGATGAACAGGGTGGCAGTCCTCCACCCGAACCTTTCCACTTTTAGCGTGTAGGACATTTCAAGGAGGTTGGCCTCCAGCCTCTTGCGCCTGCGCTGCACCGTGCTGAGCGGTATGTCCAGCTCTTTTGAGAGTGTGAGCGACGACACGCCGCCCGTGGACGAAAGCAGCGCTTTTAGGATTTTCTTGTCGACCGTAGAAAGTATTGGTGGGCTGCCAGGGCTGCCGCTGTGGACTTTGGGATACCTTTGCTCAGTAGCGGCTGTTTTGATGTTTTCCAGCAGGCGTGCCAGCGTATTCGTAGGCACAGAACTGAATACGTTGTCTGTGACGCCCATTTCCCGGAATTCGGCAAGGATCTCATCCCTAGAAGTCTTTTTGAACGGCGAAGTCTCGTGTTTTATCATTTCAGCGACATCCTCCTCGCGACCCTCCAGCATACCCTGGTCCACGAAAGGGTTTTTTAGGATCGCCGACGAGTCGTTTTCACGCTTCATGTCTACCAGTAGCCGGCTGTAGATAAAAATCAAACCTCCTTTCCAGGCTGCCTAGATGAGCAAAATAGCCAATATCTTTAATGTGGATAGAGAAAAAAAACCATTTTGTATTTATTATTGTGGTTATCCAGTATGCGCCACGTTAAATAGAATTGGCAAGTAGACGGAACTGTCCAGTGTGACACGACTTTTTGGCATTTATTGTCAAAATACCATAATATAGTGATTAATAAAAGCTTGTTCCGGAAAACACAAGCTTGTCAAGAGCCCCGGAAAACCTGTATATCTAACAGGGCGCAAGACTGGGCGAATAGTCTAACCAGATCTCCACTCAAAATTGAAGCAGATCAGCCACAAACGTGAGGCCAGATGGGCTACAGGGGAATATACTTTCTATAGAAATACCTTCCGTAACATGATACTAGCCAATAGGTGTCAACATGATGGTGTACGCACGCAAGCACAGAGCACAACCTCAGGAGGATTTGAGCAGAGTTGATAGTCCAGCACGAGGCCCATGTCGAGCCAAGCTCGAGATTCGAGATACTAGAGAACCTCGAAAAACTTGGCGTAAACCCCGAGATGCTTGACCAGTTGTCAATTCCTGCGCTGAACCACCTGCTAAAGACGCTCCAGAAGGCAGCAAGTTCCGGCCCGGCCCAGAGCAGGCCGGGAAGGCGCAAGTCGCACGAACTTTCCCGCGTAGTCTCCCCTGCAGACAAGAAAATCCTAAAAGCGCTGCTTTCGTCCACGGGCGGCGTGTCGTCGCTCACACTCTCAAAAGAGCTGGACATACCGCTCAGCACGGTGCAGCGCAGGCGCAAGAGGCTGGAGGCCAACCTCCTTGAAATGTCCTACACGCTAAAAGTGGAAAGGTTCGGGTGGAGGACTGCCACCCTGTTCATCTCTACCAGGAACGGGATGACTGCTGCTGTGGGGAAGGAGATACTGTCCTGGAAGGACAGCGTTTCATGCGTCAGCCGCACGATGGGCGAGAACTCCATCGACCTCAAAGCAGACATTGTATTCAAGGACAACGAAGAGCTGGTAGAAACGATAGGGCGCATCAAGGCCATAGAAGGGGTCGAAAAAGTATCATGGAGCGAGCAGATCAGGGCAGTAGGCCACAACAGCAATTTGATATCGTACATCCTTGACAAGATATGAGGAGAACGGGCGCAGGATATCTTCTGTTTATCTGCGCCAAATTTTATACAACAACAAAAGGATGCTCGCCCAAGCATGCAGTTTCAGCCCAATAAAACTGCAAGTGCATGACTTTACTGGAGTCTTTTCCCGGAAAATCTTCCACCAGTGACCGGTGCGCTGTTATAATTATTATCGAGAATCTCATGCACATATGACACACGCATGCAGGGACATGTGCAACGCGCTCTATGGCAGGAAGGAGAAGAAGATGGGGCGCTACGAGACAGGATGCAAATATTGCATAATTTGCGCCGTCTGGATAAGGATTGACGAGAACTTTTGCCCATGTTGCAGGACTCAATTGCGAACCAAGCCGCGCACGCGCAAAGGAAAAGAGCGCCTGAGGCAGATTAGGTCCTGCCCAATCCCATTGCTGCAGCAGCCAAGCAACCTTGACAATAGTAAGATCCTATCTGTACTCAAGCCGGCAGGGCCGGGCAGGATGACAGTGGCAGCCTCTGCGACCATTCTAGAAACGCCGCATTGACAGAATATATTATTCAAAAAATATATACGATCAAGCCGGTGTTAGTGCAGGAAGAAGATTTTGTAACGGCATGGGCGGTGCAGAACGGGGGAGGGAGTGACACCGCCTATGCCTTTCTTGCGGCTAAAAGCAATGTAGTACAAGTAGTATAAATCCTGCCAAGTAATTTCGTTACCTGAAATTATGCCATTTCCCTTTCATAGAAAACAATTTGGACCGCGCTGCTCTTGCCAGATGCGCAAGAGGCACATCCATTTTTTCCACAAACAATGGCTCTCATTACCAAGAATGCTCGTGCAAAATAGACAACCTGCTTTAATACCTACGAGTCATAGATGCGCGCATGCGAGCATCTAGCGAGATAAAGTGTCCAATCTGCAACAACAAAATGGGCGAAATGAACCCGGATAAAGCACCCCTGTCAAGCACGCTGGTATACACCATAAACAAAGACAGGCGGTTTGCCAGGACCGTCATCTACATGTGCGCAGCCTGCAGGAATATCCAGTCATTCCTTCTGGAAATACCCAGGCCAGAATAATAATAACAACAACAAAGAACGTGCGCGCGCATAATCAGCCTCTCTGCATAAGTATCTCTCTGTAATTTTGCAACGTCGCGCCTTCTTAATCAGTGCAGCATACTTTGCACAAAAAAACCGCCTGGCAGGGGGTTTAGTTGCAGCAGGAACCATGTTACTTGCGCGAATGGAACTTTTGCTTATCAATCTGACGCGTCCATCTGTGTCCACACACACATTGGCCCAGAAAAAAAACTTGCAGAAAAAGGCAGTCATTGCAGGAGGGGTGGCATCGGTGGTGGCGCTTGCGGCTCTGGCCTCGGTGCTCTTTGCGCAGGAAGGAGCCAAACCGGTTGTTCCGTCATCCGAAAATGAGGATGATGACAATAATAATGGCTCCAGCAATAGCAATAACAGCACAGTCACCACCAGTGCTGTCACCAAAACGGCAGCAGCGACTAGCCTTGAATGCCACAACGACCCGTCTGCAGGGACTGCGATGGTTGTTTCTGCCAAGCTTGCCGACCAGTCCAGCGGCCGCGGCATCCCGGGCAAGCAGATGATATTTACAATCCTGCCCGGAAACCCTGTTGCCATATTGCCAACCGATGACTCGGGACAGGCCAGCGTATCTCTGGATGCGTCAGAATTTAGCAAGGAAAGGTCTTCAGTATTCATATTTTTTGATGGCGATGAAGAATACGAGTTTTCATCGTGCAGGATTGACGTTGTAACGTCCCAAGTTCCAACCGATGAGCCTGCCACAAACAGCTGACGATGACGACGACCATTGCTGCCGGTTGCAGGACTATGGTAGGCAGGTGTCCTGAATTCTAGATATAGATTTCCACCCTAGATGAATCATCAACGCTGATCAAGACAGACAATTGCAGGATTGAAACACCATCTCAAGGCATCAAAGTTGGCGCGTACATCCACCAGCTTGAACAGCCATGACAGATTAATGCTAGTAGATTGTCCCGGTTGAAAATATTGCATTCATAGTACATTCCCAGAGTGAATCATACCAAATATGTGCTCCATACTAGGATACAGAGGAAGCAAGGACGCCGCTTCGTTGCTCGTAAACGGCCTCAAGCTCATGGAATACCGCGGGTACGATAGCGTCGGGATAGCGACTCTCCATGATGACAAGATAGACATTGCAAAAGGCGTCGGCAGGGTCGTCGAAGTCAGCAAGAACCTCTCCATGGAAAGCATGCAGGGCACGATAGGCGTGGGGCACACCAGGTGGGCCACCCACGGCGGGGTGACGGACAGCAACGCGCACCCGCACACGTCCTGCGATGGCAAAGTCGCGGTGGTGCATAATGGCATAATAGAGAACTACAAGGAGCTGAAGGACGAGCTTATCGCCGCCGGCCATGTTTTCAAGAGCCAGACAGACAGCGAGGTAATCGCGCACTTGTTCGAAGGTGCCAAGGGCGACGCCCGGCAGGCCATGCTTTCCGTGTGCAGCAGGCTGCGCGGATCTTATGCGTTTGTCGCGGTATTCAAGGACGGCACGATAGCAGGGGCAAGGTGGGAAGAGCCCCTGATAGTGGGCATAGCAGATTCTGAATATTTCCTCTCAAGTGACGTGCTTGGGTTCATCAAGTTTACGGACAAGGCGGTGTTCCTTGAGAACGGCGATATCGTGATAATCGACGGCAGCAAAGACCTCCAGCTGTACGATGTCGAAGGCAAGCCGGTGAGCAGGGCGGTGTCCCCCATAGCGTGGGAGCTTGGGGCGGCCGACAAGGGGATATACGCGCACCATACCCTCAAAGAGATCAACGAGCAGGGCAAGACCATAACAGGCGCGCTGGCGGCAAACCACCAAAAGCTGGGCGAGTTTGCAGGCATCATTTCTGGCGCCAAGCACGTGTACCTGACTGGAAGCGGCACGAGCAGCCACGCGGCAATGGTGGGCAAGCAGTTGTTTTCCAAGTATGCAAAAATAAAGTCTGACGTGATAATTTCAAGCGAGTTCCAGTACGCGCTTGACATGATAGATTCCGGCTCTGTCCTGATTGCCATTTCGCAGAGCGGCGAATCCGCAGACGTCCTGCAGTCTGTCAAGAACGCAAGGCAGCGCGGCGCAAAAATCCTTTCAATAGTCAACGTCTCCACCTCGTCCCTTGCCCGCGCAAGCGACCTGTTCCTAGACATCGGCTGCGGGCCCGAAATAGGCGTGGCCGCGACAAAGAGTTTTACCGCCCAGCTTGCGGTGCTCTATTCCATCGCAGGCCAGCTATCATCATCAGAAAACAAGGAGATCTTTCAGGGATGCGACATTGCCCCTGCGATAGACAAGGCCCTTGCGCTGTATCCCGCAGTAGCGCGCGTGGCCGAAGTCCTCAGCACCGTCAACGACATTTACCTGCTTGGGAGGTTCCTGCATTACCCGATCGCGCTAGAGGGCGCGCTGAAACTCAAGGAGCTTGTCTACGTGCATGCAGAGGGAATAGCCGCAGGAGAGCTCAAGCACGGCCCGCTTGCACTCATGGACAAAGGAACCCTTGTGATCCTGATAAACCCCACCGACAACACGTTTATGGACACGCTTTCCAACGCGCATGAAATGAAGGCAAGGGGAGCCACCATCGTCGGGGTTTCCGACCAGAACAACGAGCTGTACGACTATTGGATCCAGCTGCCCAAGGTACAGGATGTGTTCTACCCCCTCGTAGAGGCGATCCCGCTGCAGATACTTGCCTACTGTATGGCGGTCGGGAAAAAAGTCGACCCAGACTATCCGCGCAACCTGGCAAAATCAGTGACGGTCAAGTAATAGGCGCATACACACACCCTGCAGGTCCGGCCTGTCACACACATACACACAAAAAAATCTGCGGCGGCAGCTCTGTCGGCAAAAACGCTGCAGAAGAACAATAATAAACAAAACAGAGACCTTCAGTTTGCTAGCGCAAGGTAATGATCATTATGGTCCGTCTTCCAAGATATCTTGCAGTCCCGCTTGTCAAGCGGGCATGAATATAGCTCGTTGCAGTACACGCACCTGTGTGCATGGTCGCCTCCGCGTGTCATGTCGTTGGGATGGCCTCGATTTGCTCTTCGATGTCAGAAAGCGCCTTTCGTATGTAGTCG
The sequence above is drawn from the Nitrososphaera viennensis EN76 genome and encodes:
- a CDS encoding DDE-type integrase/transposase/recombinase, producing the protein MTPEQPFQLTREEKAQKIVHTKGAVSRIDEHTYSVKSQSGNGAYVIVATESGWKCACRDHYYRGAKCKHIWAVEYSIELRKEVQASVKVIAPISSLNCRFCNSQNIVRDGVRHNKYGDIQKYNCKDCKRYFTINVGFEGMRAPPQVITGAMQLYFSGESLRNVQRFIKLQGYKASHMAIYRWIKKYVGLMEKYLEKITPNVSDTWRTDELYLKIKGNTKYLYALMDDETRFWIAQQVADTKYTQDVRPLFNEGREIAGKKPMTLISDGAPNFHNAYMREYFTHAVPRTKHIQHIHLKGDKNNNKMERMNGEIRDREKVMRGLKKMDTPVLAGYQIYHNYFREHESLGNHTPAEIAGIKVEGENKWITMIQNAAKQADN
- a CDS encoding AbrB/MazE/SpoVT family DNA-binding domain-containing protein, which codes for MVGDKEYSKWQVVIPPETVEKLGWKEGQELDEQVQGHKLILSPVPDNKDMVELARQSMLAKHRKPIGEA
- a CDS encoding DDE-type integrase/transposase/recombinase, which translates into the protein MKIKGNTKYLYALMDDETRFWIAQQVADTKYTQDVRPLFKEGKDIAGKKPATIISDGAGNFHNAYQKEFWTHTLPRTQHIKHIPFKGDMNNNKMERFNGEIRDREKVMRGLKKQDTVVLKGYQLYHNYFRPHEALKGITPAEAAGIAVQGENKWITVIQNAVKADN
- a CDS encoding V4R domain-containing protein, with the translated sequence MPDGSADPLSVGSAENPFYHFSQKTKVIEDSAFNCRAILVNERFWNKIRSSILDLLKDAGPLVIYELGLECGFDMGFQGKTRAKTKGNAIDLFTYYVMMSGWGRFEVSELKLKDATPPRKATVKVYDSFFAKAAKSQTGNPSCFFLSGLLAGLAEGAFSTGYNCLETKCIAAGDDHCEFVLTRRPGD
- a CDS encoding Lrp/AsnC family transcriptional regulator; amino-acid sequence: MQSPIALSEIDRKILKSLVAPNGGASSKTMSEQLGIPQTTLQRRRKRLEEFTSKHCFLDLSKFGWRKVDFLLSTNSGKTMDIAKILLQRDEVMYVSRNIGERTIDLRVKTIVRTNAEIASLLEMIKGIEGVRDAVWTETVQVIGKKDQIPDSILAQL
- a CDS encoding NAD(P)-binding domain-containing protein, with protein sequence MHESNNNGHDKKILVIGLGQIGYSNAEYLHSLGLRVDGFDISQKAVERAINDGIIDKKASSFAGYDYYLICISTHQPNDMFTPYLDGIMEVAYRIATEGKQGALVGIDSTIPKGTSRKVLALLNHKMHVVHVPHRYYGPEKQDHGVNQTRVLGGCEPCCIAEGKKFYGQVLRIPLHEVSSIEVAEMSKIVENAYRFVEIAFAEELRMVSDSAGIDFNELRNAVNTKWNIKVLEAREGIGGHCLPKDSEMFLSVAKNALDSSIVSAAKMVDHKYRFYLSQKPIAPPVELGKATAEL
- a CDS encoding winged helix-turn-helix domain-containing protein, with the protein product MYMKNRSRDEILMEILSGLDEPESRTAIMYKSRLSYAQLQFYHKYLLEKKLIREEDRRWVSTDKGKAFLKASLAASQILNDDSSG
- a CDS encoding Lrp/AsnC family transcriptional regulator, with amino-acid sequence MKRENDSSAILKNPFVDQGMLEGREEDVAEMIKHETSPFKKTSRDEILAEFREMGVTDNVFSSVPTNTLARLLENIKTAATEQRYPKVHSGSPGSPPILSTVDKKILKALLSSTGGVSSLTLSKELDIPLSTVQRRRKRLEANLLEMSYTLKVERFGWRTATLFISTRNGMTAAVGKEILSLSDGVKSVNRILGENSADLMVEIIFRNNAELLNMVEKMKSINGVGNVFWIELIEPMGKNTDFAERVIESD
- a CDS encoding Lrp/AsnC family transcriptional regulator: MIVQHEAHVEPSSRFEILENLEKLGVNPEMLDQLSIPALNHLLKTLQKAASSGPAQSRPGRRKSHELSRVVSPADKKILKALLSSTGGVSSLTLSKELDIPLSTVQRRRKRLEANLLEMSYTLKVERFGWRTATLFISTRNGMTAAVGKEILSWKDSVSCVSRTMGENSIDLKADIVFKDNEELVETIGRIKAIEGVEKVSWSEQIRAVGHNSNLISYILDKI
- the glmS gene encoding glutamine--fructose-6-phosphate transaminase (isomerizing) gives rise to the protein MCSILGYRGSKDAASLLVNGLKLMEYRGYDSVGIATLHDDKIDIAKGVGRVVEVSKNLSMESMQGTIGVGHTRWATHGGVTDSNAHPHTSCDGKVAVVHNGIIENYKELKDELIAAGHVFKSQTDSEVIAHLFEGAKGDARQAMLSVCSRLRGSYAFVAVFKDGTIAGARWEEPLIVGIADSEYFLSSDVLGFIKFTDKAVFLENGDIVIIDGSKDLQLYDVEGKPVSRAVSPIAWELGAADKGIYAHHTLKEINEQGKTITGALAANHQKLGEFAGIISGAKHVYLTGSGTSSHAAMVGKQLFSKYAKIKSDVIISSEFQYALDMIDSGSVLIAISQSGESADVLQSVKNARQRGAKILSIVNVSTSSLARASDLFLDIGCGPEIGVAATKSFTAQLAVLYSIAGQLSSSENKEIFQGCDIAPAIDKALALYPAVARVAEVLSTVNDIYLLGRFLHYPIALEGALKLKELVYVHAEGIAAGELKHGPLALMDKGTLVILINPTDNTFMDTLSNAHEMKARGATIVGVSDQNNELYDYWIQLPKVQDVFYPLVEAIPLQILAYCMAVGKKVDPDYPRNLAKSVTVK